A region of the Curtobacterium flaccumfaciens pv. betae genome:
GCACGGCTCGCCGCCGGGGACGACGTGGTGCTCGTCGGTGACGACTCGGACGTGCCGGCGTCGTCCGCCATCGTCGCGTCGCTGCCGCCCGAGCTGCGGGAGCGCGTCCACGACCTCACCGGGTCACTGCCGCTGCGTGAACTGCCCGACGTCCTCGCCGCCGCCGACGTCGTGGTCGGCGACGACTCCGGCCCACGGCACCTCGCCGTCGCCGTGGGCACGCCGACCGTCGGGGTGTTCTGGTTCGGCAACGTGATCAACGCCGGGCCGTTCGACCGCGGTCGGCACCGCGTGCACCTGTCCTTCGTGACGCAGTGCCCGGTGTGCGGCGCGGACGTGACCCAGGTCGGCTGGACCGCCGAGCGGTGTGAGCACGACCCGTCCTACGTCGACCAGGTCGAGCCGGAGGCCGTCCTCGCCGACGTCGAGGACCTGCTCCGCACGGTCTGACGCTGCACGCGGCGCCACGAGCGCCCGGTGCGAGGTTCCACATTCTGTGGGACGCTCCGGCCCTCGCACGGAGTGCGGAAGCGCGCACCGAGCGGTGGACGGATCGTCGGACGGCCCGGAGGCGCGGTGCCAGCCCGGCACGCGCCTCCAGGCAGCGCCGTGGCGCGTCACGACCGCCCGGTGCGAGGTTCCACACTCCGTGGGACGCTCCGGCCCTCGCACGGAGTGCGGAAGCGCGCACCGAGCGGTGGACGGACCGTCGGACGGCCGGGAGGCGCGGTGCCAGCCCGGCACGCGCCTCCAGGCCGCCCCATGTGGCGTCACGACCGCCCGGTGCGAGGTTCCACACTCCGTGGGACGCCCCGGCCCTCGCACGGAGTGCGGAAGCGCGCACCGAACGGTGGACGCGCGCGACTGACGGCCGGGAGGCGCGGTGCGAGCCCGGCACGCGCCTCCAGGCCGCCCCATGTGGCGTCACGAGCGCCCGGTGCGAGGTTCCACATTCCGTGGGACGCCCCGGGCCTCGCACGGGGTGCGGAAGCGCGCACCATGCGGTGGACAGACCGGCGGACGGCCGGGAGGCGCGGTGCCAGCCCGGCACGCGCCTCCAGGCCGCGCCGGGGCGCGCCACGACCGCCCGGTGCGAGGTTCCACGCTCCGTGGGACGCTCCGGCCCTCGCACGGGTTGCGGAAGCTCGCACCAGCGCCCGGCACACGGACACACGGGAGGCGCGGTGCCAGCCGGCACCGCGCCTCCCGTCCGTCAGCGGCGAGCGGCTACGGCCAGCTCGGCTCCGTCTCCGGCATGATCGACAGCTCGCGGATCTCGCAGCCGGCCGGCTGCGACAGCGCGAAGATGATCGAGTTCGCGACGTACTCCGGCTCGATGAGCTGCGCGTCCGGGCCCGGCTTGTACTGCTCGGTCCGGTCGGCGAAGAAGTTCGTGCGCATCCCGGCGGGGATGATGTTGGTCACGCCGATGCGACCGGCGGTCTCGGCGGCCAGCGCCTGCGAGAACCCGCGGACACCGAACTTCGACGCCGAGTACGCGGTGCCGTCGCCGACGCCGCGCAGGGCGAGCGACGAGGAGATGGTGACGACGCGGCCGTGCGTGGCCTCGAGGGCGGGCAGGGCGGCGCGCACGGTCGAGGCGGTGCCGATCAGGTTGACGCCGACGATCTGCTCCCACTTGCCGGACGAGATCGCGTCGATCGGGGCGGGGGTGTCGATGCCGGCGGCGGTGACGACGGCGTCGAGGCCACCGTGCCGCTCGGCGGCGTCACGGACCGCCTGCTCGACGGCGTCGGTGTCCGAGACGTCCACGGCGACGGCGTCGACGCCCTCGGGGACGGCGTCGATCCGCAGGTCCAGGACGATCGGGGTGCCGCCGGCCTCGGTGACGGCGGCCACGACGGCGGCTCCGAGGCCGGAGGCGCCGCCGGTGACGAGGACGCGGCCGATGGGGGTGGTGGGGACGGGCATGGATGTCCTTTGCGTAGTGGTGCGGGAAGTGGTCGAGCTGGTGTGGAACGGCGAGCGGACGCTCAGCCGACGCGTTCGATCGCGGCGGCGAGCCGGGTGGTCGAGCGGCCCGGGTGGAACGGCACGGTGACGACGCGGCCACCCCACTCGGCGAGGGTCGCCGTCTCGGGCAGTTCGCTCGCGGTGTAGTCGCCGCCCTTCGCCCAGACGTCCGGTCGGAAGCGGCGCAGGGCCTCGTCGGGGGTGGACTCGTCGAACACCACGACGGCGTCGACGCAGTCGAGTGCCAGGAGCAGCTCGACCCGGTCGTCCTGGGTCATGATCGGCCGGTCCGGGCCCTTCAGCGCGCGGACCGACGAGTCCGAGTTGAGGCACACGACCAGGCAGTCGCCGAGTGCACGGGCGGCCGACAGGGTGCGGGCGTGCCCGGCGTGCAGCAGGTCGAAGCAGCCTCCGGTCGCGACGACGGTGCCGCCGGCGCTCCGGACGTCGTGCACCAGGCGCATGGCGTCCCGGTCGGCCCCGGGCACGGCGAGCGGCGCGGGGCCGTCGTCGGCGAAGAGCGCGGTGACGCCACCGGCGGCCAGGTACTCGGACGCGGCGACCACGCCGGCGGAGACGGCCTCGGGGACGTCCGCGCCGGACGCCAGTGCGACGGCGACGCCCGCGGCGAGCCGGTCGCCGGCACCGCAGGGGTCCCCGGCGCTGACGGACGGAGCCGGCACGAAGCGGCTGTCGCCCTGGGCGTCGGCGAGCAGCGCACCGCGGTCGCCCATCGTCACCGCGACGGCGCCGGCCTGCCACTGCTCGACGAGCCGGGCGGCGGCGACGGTCGCGAAGGGCACACCGTGTCCCTCGACGTCGGTGAAGCGTCGCGCCTCGGCAGCGTTCGGGGTGGCGACGGTGGTGCCGGGGACGGGGGCGGCGCCCTTGGGGTGCGGGTCCCAGACCACCGGCAGGCGCTCGGCCGCACGGGTGAGGGCGTCACGGAGTGCCGGGGCAGCGGCGACCCCGCGGCCGTAGTCGGCGACGACGATCGCGTCGACGCCGTCGAGGGCGGCGGTCATCGCGTCGGTGGCCTCGGGCACGGGCGGGGTCGCGCAGCCCTCGTCGATCCGGACGAGGGCGTGGTCGACGACGCGCACGCGGGTCTTCACGGGCGTGGGGACGCCGGAGGGCCCGGCGACGATCGTGACGTCGGGCAGCAGGTCACGGATCTCCTGGGCACGGCCGTCGTCGCTCAGGACGGTGACCAGGGTGACGTCGTGGCCGTCGCGGGCGAGCATCGTCGCGACGAGTCCGGCGCCACCGGCACGGCGGTCGTCGGTGGCGACGTCCACCACGGGGACGGGGGCGTCCGGGCTCAGCCGCTCGCTCGTGCCCGACACGTCGACGTCGAGCAGGGTGTCCCCGACGACGGCGATGCGGAAGCGCGGTCCGGCGGTACGGCCACCGGCGGCGCCGGAACGCGGTGCGACGGCAGCGGGCCCGCTCATCGACGGCCCCCGCGACGCAGCGTCGGCTCCATCGCCTTGCAGAGCGCGTGCACCAGGACGAGCTGCGCCTCCTGCACGTTGGCGGACGGCCCCTTGATGCAGATCGCGTCGTCGACCAGGTCGGCGAGCGGGTTCGGTCCGGACCCGGTCAGCGCGAGGGAGCGGGCGCCCACGGCACGTGCGGCCTCGGCGGCCCGCAGCAGGTTCGGGCTCTTGCCGCTCGTCGACAGCAGCACGAGGACGTCACCGGCACGGGCGTGCGCCGACACCTGCCGCGCGAACACCTGGTCGTAGCCGTAGTCGTTCCCGATGGCGGTCACCGCCGAGGTCTCGGCGTGCAGCGAGATGGCCGAGTACGCCGGTCGGTCGCCCTCGAAACGGCCGGTGAGCTCGGACGTCAGGTGCTGCGCCTCGGCAGCCGAGCCGCCGTTGCCCGCGGCGAGCAGCCGACGTCCGGCGACGAGCCGCCCGGCGATGTCGTCCGCCCACTCGGCGATGTGGTCCCGGTGGTCGACGAGGGAGGCGATCACGGGGACCGACGCCGCGACGTGGTCGACGACGACGCGGGCACTGTCGGTGACGGCGCGGTCCTCGAGCCCGGTCTGCTGGTCGATGGTCATCGTGCGGTCCTCTCCGTCGACTGCGCGGCGCGGGTGGCCCGGCCGGCGTGGGTGGTGCGCGAGCGGCCGGCGGCGGGCCCGGTGGTGCTGGCGGACGAGGTCGCGCCGGCGAGCAGGCGCTCGTAGACGCGTTCGCTGTCGGCGGCGACCTTCTGCCAGGTGTAGCGGGACTCGGCGCGCTGTCGACCGGCACGGCCGTACGCCTCGCGGCGCTCCGGGTCGTCGAGCAGTGCGCCGACGGCCTCGGCGACCGCGGTCTCGTCGCGCGGCGGCACGTGCAGGCCGGTGGCGTCCTCGACGACGGTGTCGATGAGCCCGCCGACGCTCGACGCGACCACCGGGCGACCGCAGGCCATCGCCTCGAGCGGCACGATGCCGAACGGCTCGTACCAGGGGGCGCAGACGACGACGTCGGCGCTGCGGTAGACGGCGGGCATGTCGTGCTGCCCGAGCTGCCCGCGGAAGGTCACGTGCTCGCGCACGCCGAGTGACCGGGCGAGGGTGTCGAGGCGCTGGTACTCGGGGTCGTCCACCAGGTCGGCACCGGCGACACCGGCACCGCCCACGACGACGAGCTCGACGTCGCGGCCCTGTTCGACCAGCGCGGCGAGAGCGGCGATCGTCGTCCCGACGCCCTTCCGCTGCACGAGTCGTGAGGCGGTGAGCACCCGGAGCGGACGGTCGCGCTCTTCGACGGGGCCGTCCGGACGGAAGAGCGAGACGTCGACCCCGCACGGCACGACGGAGATGCGGTGCAGCGGGACGCCGAGGGCCTTGAGCTCGAACGCCTCGTCCGAGCACGTCGCGACGACCTGGTCGACGCTCCGGCCGACGGCGGGTTCGACCCACTCGCGCTCGGCCGGGCTGGTGTCCGCGGCACCCTGGTGCCGGCGCTTCACGACACCCAGGGCGTGGAAGGTCTGCACCACCGGGATCCGCACCCCACCGGTCCGGGCCTGCACCTGCGTCACCGCGTCGAGGGCGGCGTGCCCGGACATCCAGAAGTGCGCGTGCACCACGTCGGGACGGTCGAGGAACCACTCGGCGGCGAGCACCGACGCGAACGTCCCCATGAACGGGAACAGCTCGTCCTTCGGCACGGCACGCGCCGGACCGGCGTCGACGTGCACGACGTCCACACCGGGGCGCAGGGGCACACGGACGGGCTGCGACGCGTCGTCGCGCCGCGTGTAGACGGTCACGTGGTGGCCGCGGTCGGCCAGCGCACCGGACAGTTCGGCGACGTGGACGTTCTGCCCACCGGCGTCGACCCCGCCGAGCACGGCGAGCGGACTCGCGTGCTCGGACACCATGGCGATCTTCATCCGAGGCTCCCTTCGAGCGCGGCTCCCGCCGCACGGTTCCGTCGCACACCGCGCGCGACGGCGTCGCCGAGCAGGTCGTCCCAGTCGGCCAGGAACCGACCGAGCGCGTGCCGTGCGAGCACGGCCTCCCGCGCCACGAGTCCCCGTCGACGCGCCTCGTCCGGGTCCTCCAGCAGCAGCCTGGAGGCCCGCACCAGCTCCTCGACGTCGGTCGCGATCGCCCCGGCCTCACCCGGGACCGTGC
Encoded here:
- a CDS encoding PfkB family carbohydrate kinase, giving the protein MSGPAAVAPRSGAAGGRTAGPRFRIAVVGDTLLDVDVSGTSERLSPDAPVPVVDVATDDRRAGGAGLVATMLARDGHDVTLVTVLSDDGRAQEIRDLLPDVTIVAGPSGVPTPVKTRVRVVDHALVRIDEGCATPPVPEATDAMTAALDGVDAIVVADYGRGVAAAPALRDALTRAAERLPVVWDPHPKGAAPVPGTTVATPNAAEARRFTDVEGHGVPFATVAAARLVEQWQAGAVAVTMGDRGALLADAQGDSRFVPAPSVSAGDPCGAGDRLAAGVAVALASGADVPEAVSAGVVAASEYLAAGGVTALFADDGPAPLAVPGADRDAMRLVHDVRSAGGTVVATGGCFDLLHAGHARTLSAARALGDCLVVCLNSDSSVRALKGPDRPIMTQDDRVELLLALDCVDAVVVFDESTPDEALRRFRPDVWAKGGDYTASELPETATLAEWGGRVVTVPFHPGRSTTRLAAAIERVG
- a CDS encoding SDR family oxidoreductase, which translates into the protein MPVPTTPIGRVLVTGGASGLGAAVVAAVTEAGGTPIVLDLRIDAVPEGVDAVAVDVSDTDAVEQAVRDAAERHGGLDAVVTAAGIDTPAPIDAISSGKWEQIVGVNLIGTASTVRAALPALEATHGRVVTISSSLALRGVGDGTAYSASKFGVRGFSQALAAETAGRIGVTNIIPAGMRTNFFADRTEQYKPGPDAQLIEPEYVANSIIFALSQPAGCEIRELSIMPETEPSWP
- a CDS encoding SIS domain-containing protein; this translates as MTIDQQTGLEDRAVTDSARVVVDHVAASVPVIASLVDHRDHIAEWADDIAGRLVAGRRLLAAGNGGSAAEAQHLTSELTGRFEGDRPAYSAISLHAETSAVTAIGNDYGYDQVFARQVSAHARAGDVLVLLSTSGKSPNLLRAAEAARAVGARSLALTGSGPNPLADLVDDAICIKGPSANVQEAQLVLVHALCKAMEPTLRRGGRR
- a CDS encoding glycosyltransferase: MKIAMVSEHASPLAVLGGVDAGGQNVHVAELSGALADRGHHVTVYTRRDDASQPVRVPLRPGVDVVHVDAGPARAVPKDELFPFMGTFASVLAAEWFLDRPDVVHAHFWMSGHAALDAVTQVQARTGGVRIPVVQTFHALGVVKRRHQGAADTSPAEREWVEPAVGRSVDQVVATCSDEAFELKALGVPLHRISVVPCGVDVSLFRPDGPVEERDRPLRVLTASRLVQRKGVGTTIAALAALVEQGRDVELVVVGGAGVAGADLVDDPEYQRLDTLARSLGVREHVTFRGQLGQHDMPAVYRSADVVVCAPWYEPFGIVPLEAMACGRPVVASSVGGLIDTVVEDATGLHVPPRDETAVAEAVGALLDDPERREAYGRAGRQRAESRYTWQKVAADSERVYERLLAGATSSASTTGPAAGRSRTTHAGRATRAAQSTERTAR